A window of Fibrobacter sp. UWH6 contains these coding sequences:
- a CDS encoding YbjQ family protein, whose product MRLFTTDFISGKEIETICMVKGSVVFSKNVVRDVFAGLKSIIGGELAGYTEMLNEARQQATERMERDARNVGADAIVGIRFMTSAVMAGAAEIIVYGTAVKIKK is encoded by the coding sequence ATGAGACTTTTCACCACAGACTTTATCTCGGGCAAGGAAATCGAAACTATCTGCATGGTCAAAGGTAGCGTCGTCTTCAGCAAGAATGTAGTCCGCGATGTTTTTGCAGGTCTTAAATCCATTATCGGTGGCGAACTGGCAGGCTATACAGAAATGCTGAACGAAGCTAGGCAGCAGGCTACAGAACGAATGGAACGGGACGCCCGCAATGTTGGCGCTGACGCCATCGTTGGAATTCGCTTTATGACTTCAGCCGTCATGGCAGGCGCCGCAGAAATCATCGTTTATGGAACCGCAGTAAAAATCAAGAAGTAA